In a genomic window of Pseudomonas putida:
- a CDS encoding ABC transporter ATP-binding protein produces MNTLELHSLSKHYGTQKALDNVSLSVPTGSRTVIVGPSGSGKTTLLRMIAGFEFPDSGRLSLNGQTLVDSTHEVPAHQRLIGYVPQDGALFPHMTVAANIGFGLATKGNERQERIAELMDSVALDSTMAQRWPHELSGGQQQRVALARALAQQPRLMLLDEPFSALDTGLRANMRKLVARLLADAGVTTILVTHDQSEALSFADQLAVMRHGRLVQSGHPLDLYRYPGDVQTALFLGDAVVMPARIEAGWAHCDLGRIPVNNHRNNSAAQIMLRPEQLQLANIMPHTAEVTGCRAVVTDRDFSGNTCTLTVELQSSASGEQSGRSLLVRSSGMYAPPAGSAVHVSTIGHAHVLSEA; encoded by the coding sequence CCCCACCGGCAGCCGCACGGTGATTGTCGGCCCGTCCGGGTCGGGCAAGACCACCTTGTTGCGGATGATCGCCGGCTTCGAGTTCCCCGACTCCGGGCGTCTGTCGCTCAACGGCCAGACACTGGTCGACAGCACACACGAAGTTCCGGCGCATCAGCGCCTGATCGGTTATGTGCCGCAGGATGGCGCGCTGTTTCCGCACATGACGGTGGCGGCCAACATCGGCTTCGGTCTGGCGACCAAGGGCAACGAAAGACAGGAGCGCATCGCTGAGCTGATGGACAGCGTTGCACTCGACTCGACCATGGCCCAGCGTTGGCCCCATGAGCTGTCCGGCGGCCAGCAGCAGCGCGTGGCCCTGGCCCGCGCCCTGGCCCAGCAACCGCGTCTGATGCTGCTGGACGAACCGTTCTCGGCCCTCGATACGGGTTTGCGCGCCAACATGCGCAAGCTGGTCGCGCGCCTGTTGGCAGACGCCGGGGTGACCACCATCCTGGTCACCCACGACCAGAGCGAAGCGCTGTCCTTCGCCGATCAATTGGCGGTGATGCGCCACGGTCGCCTGGTGCAGTCCGGCCATCCATTGGACCTCTACCGCTATCCTGGCGATGTCCAGACCGCGCTGTTCCTCGGCGATGCCGTGGTCATGCCGGCGCGCATCGAAGCCGGCTGGGCCCATTGCGACCTGGGCCGGATCCCGGTCAACAACCACCGTAACAACAGTGCCGCGCAGATCATGCTGCGCCCCGAGCAATTGCAACTGGCCAACATCATGCCCCACACCGCGGAAGTCACTGGCTGCCGCGCCGTGGTGACCGACCGGGACTTCAGCGGCAACACCTGCACCCTGACCGTGGAGTTGCAGTCTTCGGCTTCCGGGGAGCAGTCAGGGCGTTCGCTGCTGGTGCGCAGCTCGGGGATGTACGCGCCGCCGGCCGGCAGCGCGGTGCATGTCTCGACCATTGGGCATGCACATGTCCTCAGCGAGGCGTAA